Within Desulfobacter sp., the genomic segment GCCTCTCTTAAATTTATGCTTTATTTTCAATAAGTTATCATTAGAGTTTGATATTTTTCGTCTTGATTCAGCCTGTTTTTGGAATAAATTTCCCCATGGGCGGCCCGGCCCATGGGAAAATATTACCGGATGATTATTGGGGAAATTTTAAGGGGGGGAAAAAGGGTTAGGCTACAAAATGATATGAACCGTCCAGGTCGGATTCCTGCGCAAGCGGAAGGGGCTCATCGCTGCCCTCGGCATTGGAACCACCCAATCCGCCGCCGGCATTCCTGCCGCCTTTACGGTTAAAGTTGCCGGCCTGCCCGCCCGCATTGGCCATGGACTGCCTGAAATCACTGCTCATGTCCACATCAAAGCTGTCCAGGCTGATGCCGGCTGAGGCAAGGGTTGTCCTCAGTTCATTGACATTGGACGCCAGTATATCTTTGGCCGCCTGGTTCTCGGTGAGGATGCTCACCTTGATGCTGTTGCCTGAATTATCGATGGTGAGCATCAGCCGTCCCAGTTCCGCAGGCTTCAACTGGATCTTGAGGGTACTCTCACCATTGTTCACCGCCCGGACAATACTCCGGTTTACCTGGTTGGTCACATAGGAGGGCAGTGCCCGTTCAGAGGATTTGGTTCTAAGGCTGGTCAAGGGGCTGTTGGTATCGGCCTTTGCCCCGGCTGTGTCCCCGGACTGCACATCGACCTTGTCCGCCTGTGCGTCCGCAGATTTATGTTCCGTTCCGGCGGCATGCCTGCCATGGCCCTGGCCGGAAAGCCCGGATGCCACCTGCTTTGCCACGGGAGTGCTGATCTCCTTGAGGCCGGTATCGGTCCGGGAGGTATCGCCCGTCTGTTCCGCTGCAAAGAGGCTGGTTTTATTTTTCCCGTTCTTTTTCGGAATCAGCAAATCATTTTTGAACTGGTCCCGGACCTCACGGAAGGAAAATCCGGACAGGTCTTGATCCTCACTGGCCAGGGTAAAGGAGGCGAACAGCTTGTCAACCAAGGCACCTGCCGATTCTTTTCCCCCGTTTTCCCCGGCACCGCCTGCCAGGGGCAATTGGGAAGCATGCTGTATCGACTGCACATCTTTGGTTTTGGATCTGGCATAGGTATCAAAAATCGAAATCAGATCTTTAAGGGTCACGGTCTCCCCTTCAGATGCCCCGGCGCCGATATCCTGCACCACCGCCTCTGCCGCTGAGGCCATATTTACACTGGCCAGGAGCTCCGTTACCTTAGACCTGTCCGCCGTTATTTCCAACGGAGTGCCGCTCTGGCTGCCGGATTCCATCATCTTTTCAAGTGCCTGCACCAGTGTATTAAGGTTGATCCCATTCTGGCCGCTGTCCGCTTTTTCCAGGATGCCTGCCGCCACATCCTTGGGGATTTGGTACTCCTCCAGGAGGGCTGCGATAAACGGAAGGGAAGAGGTTTCCAAGAACACATCTTCATCGGCATCCTCCCCGTCCACGGGTTCCAGGGAATCAAGGCTTTTCATCACATCACCGAGGCTGATTTCCTTTTCCCCTGCCCCGAGCTTTTCTTTGAATCCCGCAAGGGCCTCGGCCACCTCATCCGGGTCGAACCCGGCCTTGACCAGGAGTTTTTCCAGGGCATCCAGCCCCTCCCTATCCATGGTGACGCCATTGAGATCCCCCCCGGAAATTTTCAGAAGGGCGGCCTCCAGGCTGGCCAAAAAGGCCTTTCCGCTTTTAACGGCCGAAGTCGTCGTTTCGGTATTTTCCCCGGTTTCGACAAGTTTTTCCGCCTTGCCCGCCCCCTGGGAAGACTGTTCCACCGCCTCAAGCTTCCCCACGGCCTTTTTGAACCTGGCCGCAAATGCATCCAGGTTTGAGCCGGTGTCTTCAACGGCCCGGCCAGCCGATCCTGTCCCGGCAGACGGGTTCCCCAAATTTGAAGCGTTACGGGCCGCCAGGTTGGAAACTGCTGATTTCATATCGGCAAAGGCAAACATCATGTCCATAGGGCACCTATCCTTAAAATCCTGTAAAAACAAATTATCAGTTCCCTAAAGAGGCAATGATCATGCCAAATCGGATTAAAGAGAGTTTTTGCTATAATTTTCAGATAGTTGGATAAAAAACATTTCGATTCATCTCCAATACCCGGCACCGAATTTTGGAAAAAATTACCGGGCATTCCGGCAAATTATGACCATGCCGGAATGCCCGGAAAAAGACGAGGCAGGACAAAGGGTATTGGGGGAGGGATTACTTGCGTTTAAAGGCGAGGCGTTCGCTGATCTTTGCCGCTTTTGCAGAATCCACGAACGAAAGAATCTGGGAAGCCGACGCTTCCCGCATCCGTACAAAGATTTCCTGGGCCACCTCAAGTGCCATCTTATCCACGATCAATGCCGCGGCCTTGGGTTTCATGCCGGCATACATTTTTACCAGCCGGTTCATTTTGGCCTCAAAGGCTGCTTCCTTATCCAGTTCAGCCTGGCTCTTTTTTCGCTCCAGCTTTGCCAGATCGTCGTTTATCTGTTTTTTCAGCTCGGCCAGGGCAGCCAGTTTCTCATCGATCTGGGCTTCATAGTTTTCAAGCTCTTTTTTTTCCCGGATCAGACGCTGGGATTCAGCGTCAACAGCCAGCCTCTTCTCTTCAAGCCCCCTGAGTACGACCTTGGCCGGGTCCGGGCATTCAGGACACTCGGGACAGGGGGCAGGCTTTCCCTCTTCTTCTGCTTTCTCCCCTTCCTTGGCGGTCTCTTTTTTTTCCTCATCGGCGGCAAAGGCAGTGGAGCCCCCGTCAAAGAAGGGATTACCGCCGGTGCCACTCCCGCCCCAGCTTACCAGCATCACCACAGCAACCATCAGATAGATATATTTACGACTGCCCATTCAAAGCCTCCCTTGCGGTTTTTATGGCTGAGATCTCATCAAGCCCCTTCTGCTCTTCCCTGAGCATTTCACGGGTATATTCCTCAGCCCGCCTCTCACGTAACCGTTCCATGGCTTTTTTGTCAATGGTTCTTTGCTTAAGAATTTTTCTTTTTTCCGCCACCACCTTTTCAAGGTACCTTTTGCGGTCCCGTTCGCTGACAATGGTTTGGTCCAGGCCGGACAGATAGGCGTAGTGGCTGCGGAACTCATTTGAGGGAATCCCTTTTTCCACCAGCCGGTCAAGGCGGCCTTCGGCATCCAGCCGATTCTGCTTCATGTCTGCAATGCCCTTTTCGCAGGCGGTGACATCCGCCACGGCCCTGGCCATATCCTGGCGGGCCTGTTGTTCCAGGTGTTTCCTGTAATTGAGCAGGGACTGAAGTTTGAATTCAAACCGTTTCATGCCATCCCCCTAAACTTCCAGGGCAGCGCTGAGTCCTGCGACACTGGACTTGTGGTCCATGCCGGCCTCAATCTGCTGGCGCAGGAACTGGTTGATCCTGGGCATGAGCCGCTTGGCCTGGTCCACATTGGGGTCGGAACCGTCCACATAGGCCCCGATGGAGATCATATCTTCGGCACTTTTATATGCCGCCATTATTGCCACGGCCTTATCCCTCACGGCCATGTGGTCTTGGGTGCTCACATCCCGCATGACCCTGGATACACTGGCCATCACATCGATGGCCGGATAATGCCCCCGGTTGGCCAAATCCCTGGAAAGGACGATATGGCCGTCCACAATGGAACGGACCGTATCCCCCACCGGATCATTCATGTCGTCCCCTTCCACCAGGGTGGTATAAATACCGGTAATGGAGCCCCCGCTTTCAAGGCA encodes:
- a CDS encoding flagellar hook-length control protein FliK — protein: MDMMFAFADMKSAVSNLAARNASNLGNPSAGTGSAGRAVEDTGSNLDAFAARFKKAVGKLEAVEQSSQGAGKAEKLVETGENTETTTSAVKSGKAFLASLEAALLKISGGDLNGVTMDREGLDALEKLLVKAGFDPDEVAEALAGFKEKLGAGEKEISLGDVMKSLDSLEPVDGEDADEDVFLETSSLPFIAALLEEYQIPKDVAAGILEKADSGQNGINLNTLVQALEKMMESGSQSGTPLEITADRSKVTELLASVNMASAAEAVVQDIGAGASEGETVTLKDLISIFDTYARSKTKDVQSIQHASQLPLAGGAGENGGKESAGALVDKLFASFTLASEDQDLSGFSFREVRDQFKNDLLIPKKNGKNKTSLFAAEQTGDTSRTDTGLKEISTPVAKQVASGLSGQGHGRHAAGTEHKSADAQADKVDVQSGDTAGAKADTNSPLTSLRTKSSERALPSYVTNQVNRSIVRAVNNGESTLKIQLKPAELGRLMLTIDNSGNSIKVSILTENQAAKDILASNVNELRTTLASAGISLDSFDVDMSSDFRQSMANAGGQAGNFNRKGGRNAGGGLGGSNAEGSDEPLPLAQESDLDGSYHFVA
- the fliJ gene encoding flagellar export protein FliJ; the protein is MKRFEFKLQSLLNYRKHLEQQARQDMARAVADVTACEKGIADMKQNRLDAEGRLDRLVEKGIPSNEFRSHYAYLSGLDQTIVSERDRKRYLEKVVAEKRKILKQRTIDKKAMERLRERRAEEYTREMLREEQKGLDEISAIKTAREALNGQS